The proteins below are encoded in one region of Paenibacillus sp. YYML68:
- a CDS encoding bifunctional diguanylate cyclase/phosphodiesterase, translating to MGQRGELTSRNEFALFEAYLDPMFIIDSDGDIVRYNGAMLERMGVQQRAGFNLYTYVPETSCSELRVLLSRSLEGQTCELETSFRFDQESYTTVDMKLIPFDDYKKRYIYVVLRDKTELKRAEVLVRHVTYYDTLTNLPNRMMFQIELTRELSECQSRSGSFALVLVQVDRFRHITDSLGYNAADLLLKEAADRLRGCLKETDHLSRIGTCEFAVILKRGPGLEEVRQLIERIRSRLLLPLRIDQMETVMTASIGSSVYPEDGSDVDSLLRYASMIQSSSSDLPERVGQQERDQYTYLAQRRMMLDNDLRKALTVGELELHYQPQYDIRSNRLIGVEALLRWRHPQHGLIPPCDFIPLAEETGLIVPIGEWVLRTACIQAQQWREAGCPDLTISVNLSVKQLQATNLIGSVYGILKETGLDPSALELEITESIAMHDVQRMIRKLHELKNLGIRISMDDFGTGYSSLHYLTKFPLHKLKIDQSFVRGISADSDNAVIVQTIVSMARHLNLDVLAEGVETSEDLSYLQGLSCTSAQGYYFSKPITAEQFELLLCDQRTCVTV from the coding sequence ATGGGACAAAGGGGAGAATTGACGAGCCGCAATGAGTTTGCGTTATTCGAAGCCTATCTGGATCCGATGTTCATTATAGATTCTGATGGTGATATTGTTCGTTATAACGGCGCCATGCTTGAGCGAATGGGCGTGCAGCAGCGAGCCGGGTTCAATCTGTATACATATGTGCCCGAAACAAGCTGCTCGGAGCTGCGAGTGTTGCTGAGCCGATCGCTTGAAGGACAGACATGTGAGCTGGAGACGAGCTTTCGGTTTGACCAAGAGTCTTATACGACCGTCGACATGAAGCTAATTCCGTTTGACGATTACAAGAAGCGTTACATATATGTTGTCCTTCGAGACAAAACGGAGCTGAAGCGTGCCGAAGTGCTCGTTCGTCATGTGACCTATTATGACACACTCACGAATCTTCCGAACCGGATGATGTTTCAGATCGAGCTTACACGGGAGCTGTCTGAATGTCAGAGCCGAAGCGGCTCGTTCGCGCTTGTGCTCGTGCAGGTGGATCGGTTCAGGCACATTACCGATTCGCTTGGCTACAATGCCGCCGACCTGCTGCTGAAGGAAGCGGCGGACCGGCTTCGCGGCTGCTTGAAGGAGACCGATCATCTAAGCCGGATCGGCACCTGCGAGTTCGCTGTTATTCTCAAGCGCGGCCCGGGTCTTGAGGAGGTCAGGCAGCTGATCGAGCGCATCCGCTCAAGGCTGCTGCTGCCTCTGCGCATCGATCAGATGGAGACGGTGATGACAGCGAGCATCGGCTCCTCGGTGTATCCAGAGGATGGCTCCGATGTCGACTCGCTGCTGCGGTATGCCTCGATGATCCAATCGTCGTCCAGCGATCTGCCTGAACGTGTCGGGCAGCAGGAGCGCGATCAATACACTTACTTGGCTCAGCGCCGAATGATGCTGGACAATGACTTGCGCAAGGCGCTGACTGTGGGCGAGCTGGAATTGCATTACCAGCCGCAATACGACATCCGCAGCAATCGGCTGATCGGTGTGGAGGCGCTGCTGCGCTGGCGACATCCACAGCACGGCTTGATTCCACCGTGCGACTTCATCCCGTTAGCGGAGGAGACAGGACTGATCGTGCCGATCGGGGAGTGGGTGCTGCGGACGGCCTGCATCCAGGCGCAGCAGTGGCGTGAGGCAGGCTGCCCGGATTTAACGATCTCGGTCAATTTGTCCGTGAAGCAGCTGCAGGCGACGAACTTGATCGGCAGCGTATATGGCATCTTGAAGGAGACGGGCCTCGACCCGAGTGCGCTGGAGCTTGAGATTACGGAGAGCATCGCCATGCACGATGTACAGCGTATGATCCGCAAGCTGCATGAGCTCAAAAATCTAGGCATCCGTATCTCGATGGACGACTTCGGCACCGGCTACAGCTCGCTGCACTATTTGACGAAGTTTCCGCTGCATAAGCTCAAGATCGATCAATCATTCGTCCGTGGCATATCGGCAGACAGCGATAATGCAGTGATCGTGCAAACGATTGTGTCGATGGCCCGACATCTGAACCTCGACGTGCTTGCTGAAGGGGTGGAGACGTCAGAGGACTTGAGCTATTTGCAAGGTCTGAGCTGCACGAGCGCGCAAGGCTATTACTTCAGTAAGCCGATTACGGCCGAGCAATTCGAGCTGCTTCTGTGCGATCAGAGGACCTGTGTGACCGTCTAG
- the larE gene encoding ATP-dependent sacrificial sulfur transferase LarE: MQANGVMELKYETLQNILKQMGKVVVAFSGGVDSTYLLKAALDTLGPEHVLAITADSETYPARELEEAVKLAQSMAAPHEVIHTSELNIPGYAENPTNRCYFCKNSLFEHLIPIAEAKGFPYVIFGAIADDLGEHRPGLQAAHERGVRAPLLEAGILKSEIRHLSRLAGLTTWDKPSFACLSSRIPYGEAITAEKLSMIDRAEDFIMQLGFRQVRVRQHENLARIEVPASDIAQLASVADTVQAKLREIGYAYVTIDLKGYRSGSLNEVLPTEQQSIGATGMTIS; encoded by the coding sequence ATGCAGGCAAATGGTGTGATGGAGCTCAAATATGAAACGCTTCAAAATATACTTAAGCAAATGGGCAAGGTCGTCGTTGCCTTCTCAGGAGGCGTAGACAGCACGTATTTGCTCAAGGCGGCGCTCGATACGCTCGGACCGGAGCACGTGCTTGCCATTACCGCAGACTCGGAGACTTATCCGGCACGCGAGCTGGAGGAAGCCGTCAAGCTGGCTCAATCGATGGCGGCGCCGCATGAGGTTATACATACGAGCGAGCTGAACATTCCAGGCTATGCCGAGAACCCGACGAATCGATGCTACTTCTGCAAAAACTCGCTGTTCGAGCATCTCATTCCGATCGCGGAGGCAAAGGGCTTCCCATATGTGATCTTCGGTGCGATTGCCGACGATCTGGGTGAACATCGGCCAGGCTTGCAGGCTGCACATGAACGTGGTGTGAGAGCGCCGCTGCTCGAGGCGGGCATTCTGAAGTCCGAGATTCGTCACTTGTCTCGACTTGCCGGACTGACGACGTGGGATAAGCCATCCTTCGCTTGCTTGTCGTCGCGCATCCCATATGGAGAAGCGATCACGGCAGAGAAGCTGTCGATGATTGATCGCGCTGAAGATTTCATCATGCAGCTCGGCTTCCGTCAAGTGCGCGTCAGACAGCATGAGAACTTGGCGCGTATCGAGGTGCCGGCATCTGACATCGCCCAGCTCGCCTCTGTAGCCGATACGGTGCAGGCGAAGCTTCGTGAGATCGGCTATGCCTATGTGACGATTGACCTGAAGGGCTATCGCTCAGGCAGCCTGAACGAGGTGCTGCCAACTGAGCAGCAGTCGATAGGTGCGACTGGCATGACCATATCGTAG
- a CDS encoding D-glycerate dehydrogenase, which translates to MSKAKVYISKAIPKPAADYLEERFDCRTWDGQGAASRERLLEELAEVEGLLTASSVINQELLDRAPKLRAVSTVSVGYNHFDVQAMKERGVIGTHTPYVLDDTVADLVLGMMLSVSRRLPELDQFVKQGRWQRGVGLKEEHFFGFDVHHRTIGIIGMGRIGEAIAQRAVHGFGMKLLYTSRSAKPEVEQRFGGERRELDALLAQSDYVVLMTPLTAETKHMLREEHFRRMKPTAFFINASRGQTIEESALVKALQNGWIAGAALDVFDPEPPSPDNPLLAMTNVVTLPHIGSATAATRDDMVMLAARNLAAALLGEKPPNVVPELAHLV; encoded by the coding sequence ATGTCGAAAGCAAAGGTATATATTTCAAAGGCGATTCCGAAGCCAGCTGCGGATTATTTAGAGGAGCGGTTCGATTGTCGCACCTGGGACGGTCAAGGCGCTGCATCGCGTGAGCGGCTGCTGGAGGAGCTTGCTGAGGTGGAAGGGCTGTTGACGGCTAGCTCCGTCATTAATCAGGAGCTATTGGATCGCGCGCCGAAGCTGCGGGCAGTCAGCACGGTGTCGGTCGGATACAACCACTTCGATGTGCAAGCGATGAAGGAGCGGGGAGTGATCGGCACGCATACTCCCTATGTGCTGGACGACACGGTAGCCGATCTGGTGCTCGGCATGATGCTGTCCGTATCGCGGAGACTGCCTGAGCTGGATCAGTTCGTGAAGCAGGGTCGATGGCAGCGTGGAGTCGGCTTGAAGGAAGAGCATTTCTTTGGCTTCGACGTGCATCATCGTACGATCGGCATTATCGGGATGGGGCGGATCGGTGAGGCGATCGCTCAGCGTGCAGTGCACGGCTTCGGGATGAAGCTGCTGTATACGTCCCGTTCAGCGAAGCCTGAGGTGGAGCAGCGCTTCGGGGGCGAGCGACGGGAGCTCGACGCGCTGCTCGCGCAGTCCGATTACGTCGTGCTGATGACGCCGCTCACCGCCGAGACGAAGCATATGCTGCGCGAGGAGCACTTCCGACGGATGAAGCCGACGGCCTTCTTCATTAATGCATCGCGCGGACAGACGATTGAGGAGTCGGCGCTTGTGAAGGCGCTGCAGAACGGCTGGATCGCCGGAGCTGCGCTCGATGTGTTCGATCCGGAGCCGCCAAGCCCCGATAATCCGTTGCTCGCGATGACGAACGTCGTCACGCTGCCGCATATCGGCTCGGCGACGGCTGCTACCCGCGATGATATGGTCATGCTCGCGGCACGGAACCTTGCAGCAGCGCTGCTCGGGGAGAAGCCGCCGAACGTCGTGCCGGAGCTGGCGCACCTTGTGTAG
- a CDS encoding ATP-binding domain-containing protein, which produces MDTALEQAYQQELDYLNRTIQDMDEQLARLEATPRYTGHDVSEQVLESIRENKRHALTHAKSEPYFGRLDFQESGKTSPTPLYIGKFGVEKAESPDLLVIDWRAPVASLFYSFTGGTEATSYESPEGTIEGLVYLKRNLVIRKQLLQRVVDTFDRSQADGAVTDEFLLYRLGENKDNKLRDIVSTIQAEQDAIIRSAKNDALVIQGVAGSGKTTVALHRLAFLLYQYRGQVNAERMIIFAPNRMFLDYISGVLPELGVGHIQQTTFADWALGLLEDEIELSAAADRLELWFRTGKTRPMADDSAPGRMKGSLAFMELLQAVLDEYERQAVPKKDYSPWPGKKLPAAVIQQWYDVEYKHEPVMKRRERILARIKRWSELELEKVWEVHLRKEYKKKVSASLREYGKLWTPYTPFTFYKELLLPDDKLPDFVQTAVHKHDGELLSESVRADSLKLAKKKKVQPEDLAPMLLIHHRFYSIHSDDRFDHTVIDEAQDFSPFQVALLQLHTKNGSFTILGDLSQGIHAYQGVHRWEELLHLFPEDERGFFTLNRSYRSTMEIIEFANGVLERAPEPPPALAVPVFRSGREVAVHEVAEHELLERLIAHIRTFRERGGEGTFAVLTRTEERSSMLHEALAAAGCPDVHRISAGQQHYEGGVSVLPVYLSKGLEFDAVLIVDADAASYERTMWDARLLYVGCTRALHELELWYEGARSELIS; this is translated from the coding sequence ATGGATACCGCTTTAGAGCAAGCTTACCAGCAGGAGCTGGACTACTTGAACCGAACGATTCAAGATATGGACGAGCAGCTGGCGAGGCTGGAAGCAACGCCTCGCTACACGGGACATGATGTGTCCGAGCAAGTGCTCGAATCGATCCGTGAGAACAAGCGCCATGCCTTAACCCACGCGAAGTCAGAGCCGTACTTCGGTCGCTTGGACTTTCAGGAGTCCGGCAAGACGTCGCCGACGCCGCTCTATATTGGCAAATTCGGCGTCGAGAAGGCCGAGTCGCCGGACCTGCTCGTCATCGATTGGCGCGCTCCTGTAGCCAGCCTCTTCTACTCATTCACAGGCGGCACGGAGGCTACCAGCTACGAATCGCCCGAGGGTACGATCGAAGGACTCGTCTATCTGAAGCGTAACCTCGTCATCCGCAAGCAGCTGCTGCAGCGTGTCGTCGATACGTTCGATCGGAGCCAAGCCGATGGTGCGGTTACCGATGAGTTCCTGCTGTACCGACTCGGCGAGAACAAGGATAACAAGCTACGCGACATTGTATCCACGATTCAGGCAGAGCAGGATGCGATCATCCGTTCAGCGAAGAACGATGCGCTCGTTATTCAAGGCGTCGCAGGCAGCGGGAAGACGACGGTTGCGCTTCACCGGCTTGCCTTCCTGCTGTATCAATATCGGGGTCAGGTGAACGCAGAGCGCATGATTATTTTTGCACCGAACCGAATGTTCCTCGATTATATATCGGGCGTGCTGCCTGAGCTCGGGGTTGGTCACATTCAGCAGACGACGTTCGCTGATTGGGCGCTCGGGCTGCTAGAGGACGAGATCGAGCTGTCAGCTGCAGCGGACCGACTAGAGCTATGGTTCCGTACTGGCAAGACACGGCCCATGGCCGATGATAGCGCTCCGGGACGCATGAAGGGCTCTCTTGCGTTCATGGAGCTGCTGCAGGCCGTCCTGGACGAATATGAGCGTCAAGCGGTGCCGAAGAAGGATTATTCGCCTTGGCCGGGCAAGAAGCTGCCCGCTGCGGTCATCCAGCAGTGGTATGACGTCGAATATAAGCATGAGCCGGTCATGAAGCGGCGCGAGCGCATTCTCGCCCGCATCAAGCGATGGTCCGAGCTGGAGCTGGAGAAGGTGTGGGAGGTGCATCTGCGGAAGGAGTATAAGAAGAAGGTGTCCGCTTCCTTGCGCGAATATGGCAAGCTGTGGACACCTTACACGCCGTTCACCTTCTACAAGGAGCTGCTGCTGCCAGACGATAAGCTGCCTGACTTCGTGCAGACAGCCGTGCACAAGCACGACGGCGAGCTGCTATCTGAGTCCGTACGCGCCGACAGTCTGAAGCTGGCCAAGAAGAAGAAGGTACAGCCCGAGGACTTGGCGCCGATGCTGCTTATCCATCATCGCTTCTATAGTATCCACAGCGACGATCGCTTCGATCATACGGTCATTGACGAGGCGCAAGATTTCTCCCCGTTCCAGGTCGCGCTGCTGCAGCTGCATACGAAGAACGGTTCCTTCACGATACTGGGCGATCTGTCACAGGGCATTCATGCGTATCAGGGTGTACACCGCTGGGAGGAGCTGCTGCATCTATTTCCGGAGGACGAGCGGGGCTTCTTCACGCTGAACCGCAGCTACCGCTCCACGATGGAAATTATCGAGTTCGCGAACGGTGTACTGGAGCGCGCACCCGAGCCGCCGCCCGCGCTGGCTGTGCCTGTATTTCGCAGCGGCCGCGAGGTCGCGGTACATGAGGTCGCAGAGCATGAGCTGCTCGAGCGGCTCATCGCGCACATCCGCACCTTCCGAGAGCGCGGCGGCGAAGGGACATTCGCTGTGCTGACGCGAACGGAGGAGCGCAGCAGCATGCTGCACGAGGCGCTGGCCGCAGCGGGCTGCCCGGACGTGCACCGGATCAGCGCCGGTCAGCAGCATTACGAGGGCGGCGTATCGGTACTGCCGGTCTACTTGTCCAAGGGGCTCGAGTTCGATGCTGTGCTGATCGTCGATGCGGATGCTGCCAGCTATGAGCGGACGATGTGGGATGCTCGGCTGCTGTACGTTGGCTGCACCCGTGCGCTGCACGAGCTGGAGCTATGGTATGAGGGGGCTCGATCGGAGCTGATTTCATGA
- a CDS encoding DUF4023 domain-containing protein — protein MRDDLKGTTEQFVDKLHDTQQKDEHNRKLHGDGHPEKKLPHKQHLKGN, from the coding sequence ATGAGAGACGATTTGAAGGGCACCACCGAGCAATTCGTAGACAAGCTCCATGACACCCAGCAGAAGGATGAGCACAACCGTAAGCTGCATGGCGACGGTCATCCGGAGAAGAAGCTGCCGCATAAGCAGCACTTGAAGGGCAACTAA
- a CDS encoding metal ABC transporter solute-binding protein, Zn/Mn family, whose protein sequence is MLISARTKRMKSTMHRWTLMLTCMALVLAISACGSGAAFQGAEGKLKVTTTIGMITDVVKQVGGEHVQVEGLMQAGVDPHMYKASQGDLAKLDKADVIFYNGLHLEGKMLDIFERIAKEKPTVAVTSKLEQGKLLAGDPVEGTEHDPHIWFNVQYWMSATEVIRDTLMKADAKNAESYKMNADHYLKELDKLHTEVKQQIATIPQQSRVLITAHDAFGYFGEAYDIKVMGLQGISTASEAGTKDVTDLRDFLVENKIKAVFIESSVSRKAIDAVIEGAKQKGHEIKVGGELFSDAMGEEGTPEGTYIGMVKHNVHTIVEALK, encoded by the coding sequence ATGTTGATTTCTGCTCGAACGAAAAGAATGAAGTCCACGATGCACCGCTGGACGCTGATGCTCACCTGCATGGCCCTCGTGCTCGCCATTAGCGCGTGCGGCTCTGGCGCAGCATTCCAAGGCGCTGAGGGCAAGCTGAAGGTCACGACGACGATCGGCATGATTACAGATGTCGTCAAGCAGGTCGGCGGCGAGCATGTGCAAGTTGAAGGGTTAATGCAGGCTGGCGTCGATCCGCACATGTATAAGGCTTCCCAAGGCGACCTCGCGAAGCTGGATAAGGCCGATGTCATCTTCTATAACGGTCTGCATCTTGAGGGCAAGATGCTCGACATCTTCGAGCGCATCGCCAAGGAGAAGCCGACTGTCGCCGTTACGAGCAAGCTGGAGCAAGGCAAGCTGCTTGCAGGCGATCCGGTAGAAGGCACCGAGCACGACCCGCACATCTGGTTCAACGTGCAATACTGGATGAGCGCAACTGAGGTCATCCGCGATACGCTGATGAAGGCCGATGCGAAGAATGCTGAGTCATACAAGATGAATGCCGACCATTATTTGAAGGAGCTCGACAAGCTCCATACCGAAGTGAAGCAGCAGATCGCCACCATTCCACAGCAGAGCCGCGTGCTCATTACCGCACATGATGCGTTCGGCTATTTCGGCGAAGCCTACGATATTAAGGTGATGGGTCTGCAAGGCATCAGCACCGCTTCCGAGGCTGGAACGAAGGATGTTACCGACCTGCGCGACTTCCTCGTGGAGAACAAGATCAAGGCTGTATTCATCGAGTCGAGCGTATCACGCAAGGCAATCGATGCCGTCATTGAAGGTGCGAAGCAGAAGGGCCATGAGATCAAGGTTGGCGGCGAGCTGTTCTCCGACGCAATGGGTGAAGAAGGTACGCCAGAAGGCACCTACATCGGCATGGTGAAGCATAACGTGCATACAATAGTAGAAGCTTTGAAGTAA
- a CDS encoding ZIP family metal transporter, producing the protein MLNDMLIGGGLSALSTGLGAIPVIFLNKVSHRRMDVLLALTAGVMVAATTFGLIPSALKLGNLFVLSTGLLLGALVLSLLEDYLPHTDPVHSRLDTGLNAKSIMLLAAMALHNIPEGLSVGVSYASQEESLGTTVALSIGLQNAPEGLLIALFLVNQRILRRHAIAIAFLTGTIELAASLSGWYLSALSSHLVPYGLSFAAGAMLFIVYKELIPETHGHGHERAATFSFIIGLLLMLILLVCFDG; encoded by the coding sequence ATGCTTAACGATATGCTGATCGGCGGAGGCTTATCCGCACTGTCGACCGGACTTGGCGCAATTCCCGTCATCTTCCTCAATAAAGTATCCCATCGCCGCATGGACGTACTGCTTGCGCTTACCGCGGGCGTCATGGTCGCAGCTACCACCTTCGGCCTCATTCCGTCTGCCCTGAAGCTCGGGAATCTGTTCGTGCTCAGCACTGGCCTCCTGCTCGGCGCGCTCGTGCTTAGTCTGCTGGAGGATTACTTGCCGCACACCGATCCTGTTCATTCGCGTCTCGATACCGGACTCAATGCGAAGTCGATTATGCTGCTCGCAGCGATGGCGCTGCACAACATTCCGGAGGGACTGTCCGTCGGAGTCAGCTACGCAAGTCAGGAGGAGAGTCTCGGGACGACTGTCGCCCTGTCGATTGGATTACAGAATGCGCCCGAAGGACTGCTGATCGCCCTGTTCCTCGTCAACCAACGCATACTCAGACGACATGCGATCGCCATCGCCTTCCTGACTGGCACGATCGAGCTGGCCGCGAGCTTAAGCGGCTGGTACTTGAGCGCGCTCTCTTCGCACCTTGTCCCTTATGGTCTGTCCTTCGCCGCAGGAGCAATGCTGTTCATCGTGTACAAGGAGCTTATTCCAGAGACGCACGGTCACGGTCATGAGCGGGCAGCGACCTTCTCCTTTATTATCGGACTGCTGCTTATGCTGATACTGCTTGTCTGCTTCGACGGATAA
- the nikA gene encoding nickel ABC transporter substrate-binding protein, giving the protein MNTLLQSITRPLRRMKLIPVMMLGLSAAIAISGCSSTPGASTAPQESAAPKKLTLLHHFKSGSLDPHNDWTPVRAGVTETLMRLDAELRIQPWLAEKWESVDERTWRFTLREGVTFHDGTKLDAAAAKASLERGAAVSKAIASSLKIASMEASGQTLTIVTTEPHPGLLSELVNPYSSIISVEAEKKAGREAFNLAPVGTGPFKVKSFKPNIEVQLERNDTYWDGKAKLQEVTYRFNEDGNVRALALQAKEADIATQLPAETVDTIKGNSALEVHSVPSLRVHFVLYNQKKPHLQDIRVRKALDLLLNRESVAKDVMLGHATPANGPFNTRLPFASQEKVQPLDIEKAKQLLVEAGYTPGTDGKLAKDGKPLTLELITYKARPELPLIAQLLQSDAAKAGVTIQIKTVENADVHLRENKEWDLATYSNLTAPRGDGAYFLNTAMMPGGSLNAGSINSEKLSEIVGRLNRASAPDERIGLTREATAVIHEETPHSYAVFPNLIVGTNKRVVDWKPGAEEYYIITKQMDVK; this is encoded by the coding sequence TTGAACACGTTGTTACAATCTATAACTCGCCCGCTGCGGCGAATGAAGCTTATTCCGGTTATGATGCTCGGCTTGTCAGCCGCTATCGCGATCTCAGGATGCAGCAGTACGCCAGGAGCTTCGACAGCGCCTCAAGAGTCGGCTGCACCGAAGAAGCTGACATTGTTGCACCACTTCAAGAGTGGGAGCCTTGATCCGCATAACGATTGGACGCCGGTGAGAGCGGGCGTAACAGAGACGCTGATGCGACTAGATGCAGAGCTTCGCATCCAGCCTTGGCTCGCGGAGAAATGGGAATCCGTCGACGAGCGGACGTGGCGCTTCACGCTGCGCGAAGGCGTTACGTTCCACGATGGAACGAAGCTCGATGCAGCAGCAGCGAAGGCATCGCTAGAGCGCGGTGCTGCCGTCAGCAAGGCGATTGCTAGCTCGCTCAAGATCGCTTCTATGGAAGCGAGCGGTCAGACGTTGACAATCGTGACGACGGAGCCGCATCCGGGCTTGCTGTCGGAGCTTGTGAACCCGTACTCCTCGATCATTAGCGTTGAGGCGGAGAAGAAGGCTGGACGCGAGGCGTTCAACTTGGCCCCAGTCGGTACAGGTCCGTTCAAGGTGAAGTCGTTCAAGCCGAATATTGAGGTTCAGCTGGAGCGCAACGATACATATTGGGATGGTAAGGCCAAGCTTCAGGAGGTGACGTACCGCTTCAATGAAGATGGCAATGTGCGGGCATTAGCGCTGCAAGCGAAGGAGGCGGATATCGCCACTCAGCTGCCTGCAGAGACAGTCGATACCATTAAGGGCAATTCGGCGCTCGAGGTGCACTCTGTACCTAGTCTGCGCGTCCACTTCGTGCTGTACAACCAGAAGAAGCCGCATTTACAGGATATAAGGGTACGTAAGGCGCTAGACCTGCTGTTGAATCGTGAGAGCGTCGCGAAGGACGTGATGCTCGGCCATGCTACGCCTGCGAACGGACCCTTCAACACGAGACTGCCGTTCGCGAGCCAGGAGAAGGTACAGCCTCTCGATATCGAGAAGGCGAAGCAGCTGCTGGTGGAGGCGGGCTACACGCCGGGTACGGATGGCAAGCTGGCGAAGGACGGCAAGCCGCTCACGCTGGAGCTGATTACGTATAAGGCGCGTCCTGAGCTGCCGCTGATTGCTCAGCTGCTGCAATCCGACGCTGCGAAGGCAGGCGTAACGATTCAGATTAAGACGGTAGAGAATGCCGACGTTCACTTGCGAGAGAACAAGGAATGGGATCTGGCTACTTACTCGAACTTGACTGCACCGCGCGGAGATGGAGCCTACTTCCTGAATACAGCGATGATGCCGGGCGGCTCGCTTAATGCGGGTAGCATTAACAGCGAGAAGCTGAGCGAAATCGTCGGTCGACTGAACCGCGCCAGCGCTCCGGACGAACGAATCGGACTGACACGTGAAGCGACAGCCGTCATTCATGAAGAGACTCCGCATTCGTATGCCGTGTTCCCGAATCTGATCGTCGGTACGAACAAGCGGGTCGTCGACTGGAAGCCAGGAGCGGAGGAGTACTATATCATTACGAAGCAAATGGATGTGAAGTAA
- the nikB gene encoding nickel ABC transporter permease: MKLIGSRMLQLVYVLALLSIVTFALMKLAPGDPVLSMLRVDEVTVTEADEAALREELGLDRPLVLQYAEWVWRLVQLDLGDSYFKGKPVLEVLAERLPATLQLTAGSLLVMLATALPLGALSAAYAGRLPDHLSRILALIGSSMPTFWVGLLFIYLFGYKLSWLPTMGMGTPQHLILPCLTFGLGLATIYARLLRAGLLEVLSQEYIRAARARGLSEWRVMTRYAMRAALAPVLTIFGMSIGSLLAGSVVVETLFSWPGIGNMAVEAIFHRDYPLIQGYVLLTGMFVVVVNLAVDLLYGLLDPRVRHARGELQ, translated from the coding sequence TTGAAGCTAATCGGCTCGCGCATGCTGCAGCTGGTCTATGTGCTCGCACTCTTATCGATCGTGACGTTCGCGCTCATGAAGCTGGCACCGGGAGACCCGGTGCTCAGCATGCTTCGGGTCGACGAGGTGACGGTAACGGAGGCCGATGAGGCTGCGCTCCGCGAGGAGCTCGGCCTGGATCGGCCCCTTGTGCTGCAATACGCCGAATGGGTGTGGCGGCTCGTCCAGCTCGATCTGGGCGATTCTTATTTCAAAGGCAAGCCGGTGCTTGAAGTGCTCGCCGAGCGACTGCCGGCCACATTACAGCTGACGGCAGGCTCACTGCTCGTCATGCTTGCAACTGCACTGCCACTCGGAGCGCTGTCCGCCGCATACGCCGGACGACTGCCAGATCATCTGAGCCGCATCTTGGCGCTAATTGGCTCGTCGATGCCGACGTTCTGGGTCGGACTGCTCTTCATCTATTTATTCGGCTATAAGCTGTCGTGGCTGCCGACGATGGGGATGGGAACGCCTCAGCACTTGATCTTGCCCTGCTTGACGTTCGGACTTGGACTTGCGACGATCTATGCACGCTTGCTGCGGGCAGGACTGCTTGAGGTGCTGTCTCAGGAGTATATTCGAGCGGCCCGGGCGCGTGGTCTGTCGGAATGGCGCGTGATGACCCGTTATGCGATGCGGGCGGCGCTTGCCCCGGTGCTGACGATCTTCGGCATGAGCATCGGCAGTCTGCTGGCAGGCTCGGTCGTCGTCGAGACATTGTTCTCATGGCCGGGCATCGGGAACATGGCGGTGGAGGCGATCTTCCATCGGGATTATCCATTGATTCAAGGCTATGTGCTGCTGACCGGTATGTTCGTCGTCGTCGTGAATCTTGCCGTCGATCTGCTATATGGTCTCTTGGACCCGCGTGTTCGGCATGCAAGGGGGGAGCTGCAATGA